DNA sequence from the Sulfuricurvum sp. genome:
TTATTCCAATACATATATTCACGACCGTTACGGTTCGTCCATTGCGTTTTACATGCTACGGTACATGTTTGGCACCCGATACATTTGTTCAGGTCCATTACCATTGCTAATTGTCGTTTAGACATCTATTCCCCTTAGTACTGTACGTCTTTTGCTTTTTCGTAGTTAACCGCGCCGTCATATGCGTATTGGTTACCGTCCCACAGACCACCGAATTTAAGGTGACCCCATCCGTCTGCCATCTCAAGAAGATTCAATGATGTTGGTACAACTTCATTGTGCCCTTTGTTTTTCAAATACATGTACGGTTCCCATCCATGCTCCATTACCAAGCCATCAGCCGGTGCAGAAGAAGAGAGTTTTGCCATCGCATAGAATTCACCAAGTGCATTGTAAATACGGATGGTATCGCCATCTTTGATCCCTTTTGCCTCAGCAACTACACGATTCACTTGTGCCGCAGGAACACCACGTTGCAAGCGTAGCAACGTACGTGACGTTTTGTAATTCGAGTGAATTGACCAGCGTGCATGCGGAGTCATGAATACATACGGATAGTCTTTAGACTTAGGACGAATCCCTTCCATACCAGTATTAGTCGCAGCACCCATTTTGATGTACATATCATGGTCAACATAGAATGTTTGACGCCCGGACAATGTCTCAAGACGCTCAAATTTATAGAGGTTGAATTCCATTGAGCTATACGGACGGTCTGGGTACAATGGAGAAGATTTTGCCGCTTTTTCATTGATCAACAAGAATCCACCCACTTTGTACATTTTTTCCATCGTCCACGGCTCATACTGCTCACATTTTTCCAACGCTGCTTGTACTGCCATTTTGTCGGTACCGAGATAGTTTTCTCCTGCACCTTCAGATTCAGGGTCTGTATTCGTGTACTCTTTATGGAAAATCGTCAAATCATGGAAACCAGGTTTCGCATATTTCGGATGATCTTTAACTTTTGCTTTATCGATATTTTCCGGTCGGTTTGCAAGCTCTTCCATTTTCTTCGCAAGAAGAGTAAACATAGACCATTCATCCATCGCTTCACCGACATTTTTGATGTTCGCAACCGGCTGAGCCAAGTTGGTGAAACGGTGATAACCAGGACTTGTACGTAAGTCATAAACTTCATAGTGTGATTTAGCCGGTAACAATACATCTGCATACTGAGCCGCTTCAGACATACGATAGTCTACATACCCATAGAATTTGGTTTTGCTCAAGAATGCTTTGCGGTATTCAGAGCCTTTATTACGACGGAACTTAGAGTCAGCAACGATCAATGCACAATCCGGTTGCCACCACGGTTTATTTTGATTACCGTGTTTAGAGTCCAAGTTTTCTGTATTGTTTTTACCATGACCGAGCATTTCAGAAACGACTGCCATATACTCTTTTTTAGACATACCGTTTTGTGCACGTTTGACATCTTCATCACTGAAGTATTCATCAAATGTTTTCATACCGTCACCGAATATGAATTCACCCACGAATCCTGATCCGAAACGAGCATTGTATTTACCGCTGAATCCACCAAGAACACCTAGTCCTGATAGAGTAAACTCATTCTCCGTATTCAATCCGCCGTATGGTCCCATACGTCCAGTCAATCCACAGATAGACGCGATATTCCAGATCGATAGAACACCGTTGAAATATTTGTTCAATGAGAATCCGGTAGTGATTTCTACAACTTTCGGCAATGCGATATCACGTGCTAATTGACGTGTTGTTTCAGGATGGACACCCGTTACATCTTTAATCGCTTCAGGTGCAAATTTAGCCGCTGATTTTTTCAACATTTCAAAAACAGTCGTAACAGTACGTTTTTTGCCGTTTACATCTGTAATAGTCCATGTTCCTTCAAGTTCCGGCTCAATATCTTGCTCATCAAGACGCAATGATTTGATCGTACTTCCTTCAGTTCCTGGCATCAATGCAACTTTACCGGTCGTTTTATTCATAGAGTAGAATTGCTCTTCGAATTTATGATGGTCTTCTTCATTTGCAGCATGCTCCATATCAGAACGGCGAAGCATTTTTTGCGTTTCAGTATCTACTAGGAACGGAAGGTCCGTGAACGTTTGCATAAACTCAGGTTTATACAATTTTTCATTCAAGATTACATTGATAACACCCATCGCTAGGATATTATCTGAACCTGCTTTGATCGGGATCCAAAGGTCAGCAGATTTAGCTGTTGCATTGAATTCCGGAGTAATAACGATGACTTTTGCTCCGTTATATTTTCCTTCCCATACGAAGTGAGCATCCGGGATACGAGAAACCGACGGATTTCCACCCCACATTACCGCAGTATCGACGTTATACATGAAATCCCATGTACAACCGACGTTACCTTCACCGTATGCAATCGCCGCACCTGAGAACATGTCCCCGAGGTAAGATGACGGATAAATACGGATGGCACCGAGTTGAGTCGAGAAACGTAGTGGTGCACCACGGCGCCCTTCAGTCAAAAGACCTGTACCGGCATGAACCATCAATTTATCCGGTCCGCGTTCAGGATCTGTCATACAGTTGAAAATTTCTTGACATACACGCTCAGCAGCTTCATCCCAGCTAACACGTTTCCATTTACCTTCACCGCGTTCACCGACACGGACCATAGGATAAAGGATACGGTCTTTTTGATACATTACTTGTGAGTGTTGTACCCCTTTGTTACATCCGCGCGGGTTGAAGTCAGGGATTTTTGCATTGATCACCGGATAGCGAGCCGATTGGTTTTCACGGGTAATAACGCCGTTACTTGACCATACTTCCCATGCACAGTTACCTTGACAGTTTACACAGTGGTATGCAAAACCGTGTTCCTCTTTTTTACCGTATGTAAATGCGAATTCGTTACGGTACATATCTTCAGAATAGTTAGTATTTGGATAGTTATCCTTGCCATTCTCGACTGAAATAACATTGGTTTTTGCGAAAAGTGAACCTTGAGATGCCACTAACGCAGCCGTCATCCCTGATACTTTCAGGAAGTCACGGCGATTATTGTTCATTACTTTTGTCATATTTTCTCCTCTTCCCTTATCGTTTAATCGGAAGGTTCATGTCGTTACCCCAAACATCCCAGCTTCCTGTGAAGACTTTGACGTTTTTGTAACCGAGCAGTTGAAGTGCCGTAATGTGCTCAGATCCACGACCGGCACCTACTTGGCAATACGCGTAAATCGTTTTGTCCGGAGTTACTCCATATGACGCATATACTTTTTTCAATTCATCTTGAGATTT
Encoded proteins:
- a CDS encoding 4Fe-4S binding protein; translated protein: MSKRQLAMVMDLNKCIGCQTCTVACKTQWTNRNGREYMYWN
- a CDS encoding molybdopterin-dependent oxidoreductase, translating into MTKVMNNNRRDFLKVSGMTAALVASQGSLFAKTNVISVENGKDNYPNTNYSEDMYRNEFAFTYGKKEEHGFAYHCVNCQGNCAWEVWSSNGVITRENQSARYPVINAKIPDFNPRGCNKGVQHSQVMYQKDRILYPMVRVGERGEGKWKRVSWDEAAERVCQEIFNCMTDPERGPDKLMVHAGTGLLTEGRRGAPLRFSTQLGAIRIYPSSYLGDMFSGAAIAYGEGNVGCTWDFMYNVDTAVMWGGNPSVSRIPDAHFVWEGKYNGAKVIVITPEFNATAKSADLWIPIKAGSDNILAMGVINVILNEKLYKPEFMQTFTDLPFLVDTETQKMLRRSDMEHAANEEDHHKFEEQFYSMNKTTGKVALMPGTEGSTIKSLRLDEQDIEPELEGTWTITDVNGKKRTVTTVFEMLKKSAAKFAPEAIKDVTGVHPETTRQLARDIALPKVVEITTGFSLNKYFNGVLSIWNIASICGLTGRMGPYGGLNTENEFTLSGLGVLGGFSGKYNARFGSGFVGEFIFGDGMKTFDEYFSDEDVKRAQNGMSKKEYMAVVSEMLGHGKNNTENLDSKHGNQNKPWWQPDCALIVADSKFRRNKGSEYRKAFLSKTKFYGYVDYRMSEAAQYADVLLPAKSHYEVYDLRTSPGYHRFTNLAQPVANIKNVGEAMDEWSMFTLLAKKMEELANRPENIDKAKVKDHPKYAKPGFHDLTIFHKEYTNTDPESEGAGENYLGTDKMAVQAALEKCEQYEPWTMEKMYKVGGFLLINEKAAKSSPLYPDRPYSSMEFNLYKFERLETLSGRQTFYVDHDMYIKMGAATNTGMEGIRPKSKDYPYVFMTPHARWSIHSNYKTSRTLLRLQRGVPAAQVNRVVAEAKGIKDGDTIRIYNALGEFYAMAKLSSSAPADGLVMEHGWEPYMYLKNKGHNEVVPTSLNLLEMADGWGHLKFGGLWDGNQYAYDGAVNYEKAKDVQY